The sequence below is a genomic window from Nostoc flagelliforme CCNUN1.
AACGTGCCCGGATTGTGCTAAAAGCCGCGTTGGGACAAAACAATGCCGAAATTGCTCGAGCGCTCGATATAAGTATCAAGATGGCGCGGCACTGGCGACACTATTGGGTTAAGACCACCGAGCAATCCAAGACAGTGATGGAGCGATTGCGCGATCGCCCGCGTCCTGGTTCGCCGTTAAAATTTACCCTAGAACAGCAAGTTGAATGCATGGCTTTCGGCGTGCCGTGACCCGATGGAATACGGTCGTCCCATTAGTCATTGGAGTTCTCATGAACTGGCGGATGAATTGATAAAGCTTGGTATTGTGGAGCAAATATCCCCCCGCCAGGTCGGACGATGGTTAGCTCGATCTGAACTCAAACCGCACCAGTCTCGCTACTGGCTTTTTCCCCCCGTATGATCCGGATTTTGAAGTCAAGGTGGAAGACATTAGCCAAAGCTATTTAAGCGCCCCAATACGAGCTATTCAGGGAGAACGCACCATTAGCATTGATGAAATGACCGGTATTCAAGCCACCGAACGCGTACTTCCTAGTTTACCGATGCGACCAGGCAAAGTCGAATGTCGAGAATTTGAATATATTCGGCATGGCACCCAAACCTTAATTGCCAATTTTGATGTTACTACAGGTCAAGTTGTAGTTCCTAGCATTGATCAAACTCGGACTGAAGCCGATTTCTTGTCCCATTGCCAACGCTTAATTGCGTCTGACCCAAATGCCAGCAAGTGGCATTTGATTATGGATTGTCTGAATATCCATCAATCGGAATCCTTAGTCAAATGGATTGCTGACATTGAAGGCATCACCTTTGACACCTTGGGCATTAAAGGCCAGTCTGGCATCCTCCAATCGATGAATACCCGCGCCCAGTTTTTAACCAATCCTCAGCACAAGGTGGTTTTTCATTTCACCCCAAAACACTGCTCTTGGCTTAATCAGGTTGAAATTTGGTTTAGTATTCTCACACGCAAACTCTTGTCTAGAGGTAGTTTTTCTTCTCAAGCGGATCTCAAACAGCAGAGGCTTGAATTTTATTGACTACTTTAACCAAAAGTTAGCTCGTCCTTTTCAATGGACTTTTAAAGGGAAGCTTTTGGCGGCATAACCCTATCTAAACTTACGCCGCAGTGTACTAGAGTTTCAGGAGTCAACTGGATTAGTCAAAGTAGGTGCAGCTGATGATGCTCAACCCGGATTTCTCACAAGTGAGAAAAAAATGCTTGGATTAGCCAAATTTAAGATGATTTAATTAATACATCATCAAAATACCTCCAGAACGTGGGCAACTCAAAGTAAAGACCGACCCCATTAAAGATATATATGATATATCAAAAATAACAAATCCTGAAAAAGCTAACTTCTAGTAATAAAAATTGATATGCCAAGTCATGGGTTTAAATCAAGTAAAATAACCCTAAAAACCAGCTATTAAAAATCAAAATCAGTTATTACTTATGAATTAAATTAGGTCATTATCAGCCAGGGCAAGGTAATTGAGATAAACTCTTATAAACCATTGCGAAAATCTCTTTATAAGGGCAGGCACTACTAATTGCGATTAAAATTCGTCGTTTCCTAATAGTAATGACGGCTCCTAGCTTCAATAATTTTGTGCGTATAATCTCAACAGTTGCATTTTTGAATTCCGTGTTTGCTAAACATTGTTCTCGTAGAGCATTCATCAAAATATAAGCAATAGACGCAAACCACAAACGTAATTGATTCCCTTCAAACGTATGGGTACTTGTTCTATCACTATGTAACCCTAGCTTTTGTTCTTTTAAACAATTTTCCATATTCCCGCGCGGGCAGTACTTTTGAGTATAAAGTCGCCCTGGCGGGATTTTATTAACAGGGAGCGAAGTAACTACAAAGCGAGTATCGACTTCTTTATAGCTATATTCAACTTTGGCGACAACACGACGCTGACGGCTCCAACTATCTAGAGTTTGATAGTCAAGAGAGCAATACCAAACTGAGTTATCAACAAATACTGCTGCGTCGTTCTTTAAATCTGGTGATGGAGGAAATAAGGTTTCAAAAAACTCGACTACTAAAAATAGCTCAACTAGGAGTGTTTCTATGGCTGATGCATCATGTTCAATACGGTGATATCGGCTATCTGCTCTTGAAGAGATATCTTCTGGACAATGCTCGATCCGATTTAAGGTACTTTTTCCAGCCAGAGTAATTGGTTCTTGTTCTAAATTAATTGCTTTTCCTACTGCCAGTGCGAATATCCCATCATGGCGTAGAGTTTCATGGTCATTTACATCTTCATAGCCCATGATTAAGCCATATATTCTTTGTGCAATTAAGCCATTAACTGGATGCAGAATTTTGTTTGGCTCTCGGTAATCTTTAAAACATGCTGCCAGCCGTGATGTTATTTCTCTTTTTCTATCTAGTTCCGCAATTAATATTAATCCTGCATCAGATGTTACAGGCTCACCATTGAAATTAACTACAACTGGACATGATTTTACTAGTCCAAATCTGAACTGTTCCGGTATACAATCGTTTTTATTTGGGGTCATACTTAAAACTGCTAGAATTCTTTTGCAACATACATTCTGGCAGTTTTTGACCCCTCTTTTCTAAAGTCTTGTGAGAAATCCGGGTCAAGCGCATAGAGTCATTAGTTTTTGTGATTTAGAAACGAAAACTGAGTTTCGCTTAGTAACTAATTTGCCTGCGGATGGAGATGCAGCCGTTAGTGATTATGAAATTAGGGATATTTCTCGGTTACGTTGGGGTGTTAAATTGTTGTGGAAGTTTTTAAATATGCACTTAAAACTTGACAAATTAATTACCAAAAAGTTCAATGGTATAGGAATCCTACTTGAATCTTGCTCAGTATACTGAGAAGTCAAGCTTTGTATGTCAAGCTTCTAGGCAG
It includes:
- a CDS encoding transposase, with product MTPNKNDCIPEQFRFGLVKSCPVVVNFNGEPVTSDAGLILIAELDRKREITSRLAACFKDYREPNKILHPVNGLIAQRIYGLIMGYEDVNDHETLRHDGIFALAVGKAINLEQEPITLAGKSTLNRIEHCPEDISSRADSRYHRIEHDASAIETLLVELFLVVEFFETLFPPSPDLKNDAAVFVDNSVWYCSLDYQTLDSWSRQRRVVAKVEYSYKEVDTRFVVTSLPVNKIPPGRLYTQKYCPRGNMENCLKEQKLGLHSDRTSTHTFEGNQLRLWFASIAYILMNALREQCLANTEFKNATVEIIRTKLLKLGAVITIRKRRILIAISSACPYKEIFAMVYKSLSQLPCPG
- a CDS encoding transposase, whose amino-acid sequence is MEDISQSYLSAPIRAIQGERTISIDEMTGIQATERVLPSLPMRPGKVECREFEYIRHGTQTLIANFDVTTGQVVVPSIDQTRTEADFLSHCQRLIASDPNASKWHLIMDCLNIHQSESLVKWIADIEGITFDTLGIKGQSGILQSMNTRAQFLTNPQHKVVFHFTPKHCSWLNQVEIWFSILTRKLLSRGSFSSQADLKQQRLEFY
- a CDS encoding helix-turn-helix domain-containing protein is translated as MPCQPLTITLSDTDQQALEKLVNRPSTPQQIAQRARIVLKAALGQNNAEIARALDISIKMARHWRHYWVKTTEQSKTVMERLRDRPRPGSPLKFTLEQQVECMAFGVP